From one Solanum stenotomum isolate F172 chromosome 12, ASM1918654v1, whole genome shotgun sequence genomic stretch:
- the LOC125848990 gene encoding carbonic anhydrase, chloroplastic-like — MANKSYEEAIVSLQNLLSEKGELGPVVAERIDEITAELQTCSKPFNPVHRIKCGFNYFKTEIYDKNPELFDKLKKGQEPKFLVFACSDSRVSPSNILNFQPGEAFMVRNIANMVPPYDKLRYSGTGAAIEYAVLHLKVENILVIGHSTCGGIKALMSLPQDGSESTEFIENWVKIGLPAKAKVLAEHPNISFEEQCKYCEKEAVNVSLANLLTYPFVRDGLVNKTLALKGGYYDFIKGEFKLWGFHFGLSHPCSI; from the exons ATGGCAAACAAATCTTACGAGGAGGCCATTGTTTCCCTCCAGAACCTTCTCAG TGAGAAGGGAGAACTGGGACCGGTTGTAGCAGaaagaattgatgaaatcaCAGCTGAGTTACAAACATGCAGCAAACCGTTCAATCCGGTTCACAGGATCAAGTGTGgctttaattatttcaaaacagAGATATATGA CAAAAATCCAGAATTGTTTGACAAACTCAAAAAAGGCCAGGAACCCAAG TTTTTGGTGTTTGCGTGCTCGGATTCACGAGTGAGCCCATCCAATATCCTCAACTTTCAGCCCGGTGAGGCTTTTATGGTTCGAAACATCGCCAACATGGTCCCTCCTTATGACAAG CTTAGGTACTCGGGAACTGGAGCTGCCATTGAATACGCTGTTCTCCATCTGAAGGTAGAAAATATTCTAGTCATTGGTCACAGTACCTGTGGAGGTATCAAGGCTCTCATGAGTCTTCCACAAGATGGTTCTGAATCAAC TGAATTTATTGAGAATTGGGTGAAAATTGGATTACCTGCCAAGGCCAAGGTGCTAGCTGAGCATCCAAATATAAGTTTTGAAGAACAGTGCAAATACTGTGAGAAG GAAGCTGTGAATGTATCACTAGCCAACTTGCTGACCTATCCATTTGTGAGAGATGGTTTGGTGAATAAAACATTGGCATTGAAGGGAGGTTACTATGATTTCATTAAAGGAGAATTTAAGCTATGGGGATTTCACTTTGGTCTTTCTCATCCTTGTTCTATCTGA